The Thermoanaerobacterales bacterium nucleotide sequence CATAGTGATGGTGCGGATATCCAGGTTCTCCTGCTGGATCATCTTGATCGTTTCCAGTATCTCATGCAAAGCCAGCAAGATGTTTCCCTCCCAAGACGACGACTCTGTTCTCGTTGGGGGCTCGCCTGACGGCCGGGATCTTCACCCTGGTTCGCGAAAAACCCGGCCTATCCTCGCCCTTGGACCAGTATGTCCAGTGTTCAGATCCGGTGCATGTACCGGAAGGCGTCCTCATGCTGGGCATCGATACGCACGCCCAGTTCCTCGCCTTTGGCGGCCAGCCGTTCCTTCAGCGGCCCCAGCTCGATACGGCTTTCGGCCATATCGGCGATGATGATCATTACGAACAGTCCCTGAAGGATGGTCTGGCTGATGTCCAGGATGTTGATGCTGTTCTCGGCCAGCACCCCCGCCACGCTGGCGATGATCCCCACGCGGTCCTGGCCCAAGACGGTGACGATGATGCGGTTGGAACCGGACACTTTTACTCTCTCCTTTGCCAGGCTGCAAGGCAGCTAAGGCTCTCGTGCCCGGCCCTGACCGCCGGAGGGCGATCGGGCCGGGCACGGGAATGCCTTTTAGCGCCTTGGTTCCATGGGTTTTCTCTTGGTAGCCCCCATCAGTTCCGGCCCCGCAGGGGCCTGTTTGTGCCGCTTCAGGCGACCGACCACGCGCCTCGCAGGGCGGCAACTTATAGAACCTACGCCCGGGCGCGCGCCAGCCGTCCTTCCGGACGGCTGTCTCCCCCGTCCTCAAACCGCTTCATTTCATACCACAGCGGGCTGGCGACAAAGATCGAGGAGTAGGCGCCGGAGGTGATGCCGACGAGCAGCGCCAGGGTAAGGGTCTTAATCGTCGCCCCGCCGAAGAAGTATAGGGCGAGGAGGATGAAGAGAACCGCCAGGACGGTGTTGATCGACCGCGCCAGGGTCTGCATCAGGCTGGCGTTGATCACGTCAAGCAGCGGCTCGCCCTTGTGCGGCCCGCGGACATTCTCGCGGATGCGGTCAAAGATAATGATCGTGTCGTTGATGGAATAACCGAGAATCGTCAGGATCGCCGCCACGAAGGCGCTGTCCACCTCCAGTCGAAAGAGGGAGAAAACGCCGAGGGTTATCAGGACGTCATGCAGGAGAGCGATGACGGCTGCCACGCCCTGTTTGAACTCAAAGCGGATTGAGATATAGATCAGCATCAGGACGGAGGCGATAGCCAGCGCGAGCAGGGCGTTGCGCGTCAACTCCTTGCCGATGACCGGCCCCACCTTTTCATTCCGGAGGACCTCTTCAACCCCCAAATTGTCCTGGAGAGCGGCGATGACCTTGCCGTTCTCCTCCTCCGTAAGCACCCGGGTGCGGATGATCGCGCCCCGCTCGCCGCTGGTCTGGATCGGGCTTCTCTCCAGGCCGAAGTCCCGCAGCACATTGCGGATCTCGTCTACGGTGACGTCCTCCTGGAACCGGAACTCCATCAGGTTGCCGCCCGTGAAGTCGATTCCCAGGTTGAGTCCCTGGGTGAAGAGGGAGATGATCCCGGGAATAATGACCAGGAGTGATAGGATATACCAAATTTTGCGCCGGCCGATAAAGTCAAACATTCTTCCTTTCTCCCTCCCCTACATCCGGTAAAGCTTCGGGTTTTTCGCCCCGGCCGCGGCGACGGCATGCAGCAAGAACCGCGTGAAGGTGATCGCCGTGAACATGCTGACCAGGATACCAATGGTCAGGGTGACGGCGAAGCCCTTGATCGGGCCGGTCCCGAAGTAATAGAGAACAATGGCGGCAATGACCGTTGTCACGTTGGCGTCGAAGATGGCCACGAAGGCGCGCTTGAAGCCGATGTCGATGGCCGACCGCAGGGTGCGTTTGGCGCGCAGCTCTTCCTTCAGGCGTTCAAAGATGATGATGTTGGCGTCGATGGCCATGCCGAGCGACAAGAGGAAACCGGCGATGCCGGGCAGGGTCATGGTTACCTTGAACGCCACATAGATCAGAAGTACGATCAGGGCGTAGGCCACCAGGGCAAAGTTCGCCACCAGGCCCGGCAGGCGGTAATAGGCGATCATGAAGAGCAGGATGGCCCCAAAGCCCACCAGCCCGGCCGTGATCGACCGGTCAAGGGAGTCGGCTCCCAGGGTCGGCCCGACCGTGCGCTTCTCCATGACCTCCAGTTTCACGGGCAGAGCGCCGGAGCGCAGCAGGACGGCCACGCGGTGCGCCTCATCCAGGCTGGCGTAGCCGGTGATCTGCGCCTTACCGTCGGGGATCGGTGTCTTCACCACGGGGTTCTGTATCAACTGCTCGTCCAGGAAAATCCCGATCGGGCGCCCGACGTTGGCGGCCGTGACATCGGCGAAGATCCGCGCCCCTTCCTTATCAAAGGTCAGGTTGACCTCGGCCTTGCCGGACTGCGGGTTCAGGGCGTCCTGGGCGTCTTTCAGGTGTTTGCCCGTGAGGACGGTCTTGCCGTCCTCAGTCTTGAACTCCAGGAAGGCCGCCTTGATCAGGGTGTTGACGACCGCGTCCGGATCCTTGACCCCGGCCACCTCGACAATGATCCGGCGGCTGCCTTGCTGCTGGATGACCGGCTCGGTGACCCCGAACTGGTTGACCCGTTCTTCCAGGATAGCGATCGTATCCTTTACTGCCTTATCGGTGATCTTGACCCCCGGCGCCTCCTTGGCCTCCAGGACGACGTGCACGCCGCCTCTCAGGTCCAGACCAAGCTTGATGGCCTTGGTCCAGGGCAGCCACGGCACGCTTGGAAACAGCTGCTGGACGGCCAGGAGGCCGACAAAGGCCACCATGGCGACCAGGGCCACGATTTTAGCAATGTTCCTCCCTCTCACGCTTGCTTCTCCCCTTACAACAGTTTGGCGCCGTTAATCACCAGTTCAAAATTCGATTTCAGGAAATTGGCCGCCCGGCGGCAGAGGGCCATCCGCGTCAGGAAGATTTCAAAGTACTCCATGACAGGACAGATCTCGATGTCAATGGATAACTCCAGGGTGATCGTCCGCCGCTCTTCGTTGACCCACACAAAAGAATGCTCCACCGCGTAGTTCACCCGGTCGTGGATGTCGAAGGTGGCAAAGTCCGGGTTGCGGACGCGGGAGCGGTGCACGTCGGATTTGTCGGCCAGGATCAGCGCCGCGGCGACGTCATTGACCGGCTGGCCGTACTGTTCCTCGTGGTTGGCGATGGCCGAGATGACCGTGGCCACCTCGTCCGGCGGCATTCCCATGCCCGTAAGCACCTGAAAACAGATCAGGGCCCCCGAGATACCGTGGTCATTCCGGCTGACGACGTTGCCCACGTCATGAAGGTAGCCGGCGATGGCCGCCAGTTCGGCGTCCCGTTCCGGGTAGCCCAGGCGCTCCAGGATGTTGCGGGCGATACTGGAGACCAGGTTAACGTGCCGGTAACTGTGCTCGGTAAACCCCATGGCCCCCAGGTACTGGTTGCCCTTGCGGATGAAACTGTCCAGGATGGGGTTGGCCTTGACATCCTGTAAAGTGATCAACCCGCCGGCCCCCTAGGACGCCCCTGAATGATTTCGGATCTCAGCGATGCGCCGCCGTGCAATGTTCAAGCGCCATCCGTCCCATTCCAGACCAGTCTTTGAACCAAAGGCGGCTGCCTTTATCCCTGCTCGCCGCCTCCGGTCCTGGTTACCTGGGCGACGGAGCCCTTCAAAAGCTCGATGCGTACGTTGTCGGCCACTCGCAGTATAACCGTATTGTCCTTGACCTTGACGACTGTCCCCAGGATGCCGCCGGCGGTGATGACCTCGTCGTTGACCTGCAGGTTCTTGATCATCTCGGCATGCTTTTTCTGGCGGACCTGCTGCGGCCGGATGAGCAAGAAGTAGAGCAGAGCGAACAGCCCGATGATGTAAATAATGGAAATGACGTCGGGACTCAGTTTTGCCAACCTCCTTTCCGAATATCGTATAGCGTATGAGATTTCTACTCACCTGGCGGAATCTCCTGTTTGCCGGCAGGGGTTAATATGGCGGCGGACCGGGGTTCCGCCCTTTGCCGGGGGTCCGACGCCGCGTCCTTAATTGCCGTATGACGCACGAATGATGTCCTGGCGGCTGACAATGCCCACCAATCTCTGTTCCCGGTCCACGACAGGCACCCGGTTCACGCCCTTGTCCGCCATGATGGCGGCCACCTTCGTCATCGGGTCGTCGGGAGCCACGGTATGTACTTTCTTTGACATCAGGTCGCCGATCTTCCGGGCGATAGCACGCCTGAACTCTTCGTCAAAGCGCCGGGGGTTTTCGAGGTAGAGAACGCCGCCCATGAAGACCGTGTACAGCGGGCCCCTGACGCCCTTTTCCTGCAGCACAAGATCAGCCTCGCTGACGATTCCCACGAGCTTTCCCGCGTCGTCCACCACCGGAAGGCCGCTGACGTGATGCTCCAGCAAGAGCCGCGCCGCCTTCTCCACATCGTCCTCGGGGCATACCGTGATTACGTCCCGGGTCATAATGTCCCGGGCCAGCAGGTTCTTCTCCGCCAATTCCCCTCACCCCTTTTGTGAAATACTACCTGATGCGGCATCGCACTGTCAAATGGGACGTCCCCGTTCCCGGCGCCGCGGCGGCGTATCCCCCGGAGAGTCCGGCGACGCCCGCCCCGGACCTCGTGCCGATCAGGTCTCCGCCGGGGAAGGCCCGTCCCCCGGCGCATAGTCACGTAGAAAGCGCTCCTTCAGCTCCCGCAGGCGGTCCTCCCGGATGGCCTCGCGGACGGCCCGCATCAGGTCCAGGACAAAGAACAGGTTGTGGATCGTCGCCAGCCTGAGGCCCAGGATTTCGCCGGCGCGGAAGAGGTGGTGCAGGTAGGCGCGGCTGAAACGGCGGCAGGCATGGCAGCCGCAGCTCGGGTCGACCGGCCCGAAGTCGCGGGCGTGTGCGGCGTTTCTGATGTTGAGCCGCCCGGTACGGGTCAGGAGCGCCCCGTGCCGCGCCATCCGGGTCGGCAGGACGCAGTCGAACATGTCCACGCCCCGGGCGACGCCCTCCAGCAGGCAGTCGGGAGACCCGACGCCCATGAGGTAGCGCGGTTTTTCCGCCGGAAGGTGCGGGATGGTCCATTCGAGGACCTCGTACATCAACGGCTTGGGCTCACCCACGGACAGGCCCCCGATACCGAAGCCCGGAAAATCGAGGGCCGCCAGTTCGCAGGCGCTCTGCACCCGCAGTTCCCGGTAAACCGACCCCTGGACGATGCCGAAGAGCGCCTGGTCCGCGCGACGGTGCGCCGCGCGCGCACGGGCCGCCCAGGCCGTCGTCCGCCGCAGGGCGGCCTCGGCCTCTTCGTATGTGCAGGGATAGGGGGCGCATTCGTCGAGGACCATCGCAATGTCGGAGCCGAGCGCATCCTGGATGGCCGCCACCTTCTCCGGAGTGAAGTAGTGTTCCGAGCCGTCGATGTGGGAACGGAAAACCACCCCGTCGTCGGTGATCTTTCGCAGCGGGGCCAGGCTGAAGACCTGAAAACCCCCGCTATCGGTCAGGATCGGCCCGTCCCAGCCCATGAAGCGGTGCAGCCCCCCGGCTTCCCGGACCAGTTCCGCGCCCGGCCGCAGGTAGAGGTGGTAGGTGTTCCCGAGGATGATCCTGCCCCCCAGGTTCCAGACTTCCTCAGGAGTCATGGTCTTGACGGTGGCCTGGGTGCCCACCGGCATAAAGACCGGCGTCTCGACCGTTCCATGCGCCGTGGTCAGGAGCCCCAGCCGCGCGCCGGTGTGCCTGTCTTCTTTAAGGATTTGAAATCCGAAAGACACCTTCAGTTCTCCTTAACCCCCACGAACTCCGGCCCCGCAAGGGGCCTGATTTCGCCGCCGCCAGGCGGCCGATTTCGCACCCACCTGGGGTTTCACAGAATCAGCATCGCGTCGCCGAAGCTGAAGAACCTGTACCTGCGCTCGACGGCCTCCCGGTAGGCCGCCAGGATCAGTTCCCGCCCGGCGAAGGCCGAGACCAGCATCAGGAGCGTCGAGCGAGGCAGGTGGAAATTCGTCAGCAGGGCATCGATCACCTTAAAGCGGAACCCGGGATAGATGAACAGCTCCGACCAGCCCGCACCCGGCGGCACCGTGCCGTCCGGGAGGGCGGCCGTCTCCAGGCAGCGGGTACTCGTCGTCCCGACGGCGATCACCCGGCGCCCCTCCCGCTTGGCGGCGTTCACGGCCTGGCTTGTCCCCTCCGGGATCCCATAGTGCTCGCGATGCATCCGGTGGGCGGTGATATCCTCGGTCTGGACCGGGCGGAAGGTATCCAGGCCGATGTGCAGCACCAGCGTCGCTGTCCTGACCCCGGCGGCGCGGAGGGAGCGCAGGAGTTCCGGCGTGAAATGCATCCCCGCCGTCGGGGCGGCCGCCGATCCCGGCTCCCGGGCGTAGACCGTCTGGTAGCGACCGGGGTCGGCCAGGGGTTTTTTGATGTAGGGAGGCAGAGGGACTTCCCCCGCCTCTTCCAGGACCGCCTCGAAGGTTTTCCCGGCCGGCAGGCTGAAGCGTACCAGCCGGCCCCCGGCGGCGGTGCGGGCCACAACCTCCCCGCGGAGGCCGGCGGCGAATTCCGCGACCGTCCCCGGCGGGAGGCGCCGCCCGGGCCGGGCAAGGCACTCCCAGGTGTTCTCCCCCTCCCCGCCCGGCCTGAGCAAGAGAAGCTCCACCCGGCCGCCGGAGCCCGCCTTACGGCCGTATAGCCGTACCGGAAGGACTTTGGTCTCGTTGAGGACCAGTAGGTCGCCGGACTGGAGGTAGTCCCCGATGTTACGGAAAACATGGTGCTCGATGCACCCCGTGGCGCGATGAACGACCATCAGCCGGGACGCCGTGCGGTCGGCCGGGGGCTCCTGGGCGATCAGTTCCGGCGGCAATTCGTAGTCAAAGTCTGAAAGGTGCATGGTGAACCTTCATTTCATAAGAATGAGTCGTGTCCGGGGCAGGGCCGGATCCCGGTCGGTGGTTACGAACACCATCCGCGCCGCCCTTGCCGCCAGGCGGCGGTAAAGGCGCAAAGTGGCCGCGTCCCCGAGGTCTGCAATGTGGCCGTCGGAAAGGATGACCACCATGTCCTGGGGGGCCATGTGCCGCGCAAGCTGCGCCAGCGCGGGGGCCAGGACGGTCCCCCCGCCCCCCCGCATTTCGGGTGCCAGGCGGCGCCGGACCTGGGTCGCGGTGTTCACCGTAACCACCGGGTAAGCCTGCGCGTCCCAGGGAATCACCCTCAAAGTACAGTTCTGCACGCGGGACAGGGACCAGACCTCGGTCAGAAAACGGCCCAGGCTGTGGTCGTCGATCGAGCCGGAGCAATCCACCAGGGTCCAGATGGTCCGTAACCCCAGGCGCTTGACCCCGGGGAAAGACTCGTAACGGCGGGAAGGGCGCTGCCAGGTCGTGACCACGGTCCGGCCGACCCCCTCCTGCAGGCTCCCTCTAAGCTGCCGCCTCCAGTCGATCTGCGGCCGCAGGGCGGTCTTGACCGCCCGCGCCAGGTCGCCGGGCATCAGGCCGGCCTGCCGCGCCGTCACCAGGGCCTCGGCAACCGCTGTGAGCCAGTGCGTCTCCGGGTCGTCCCCCTCATTCAACCCCCCGTCCTGGACCACTTGCCCGCCCGGTTCGGGCCCCCGGTCAAGCAGGTCCCGGGGCATGCCCTCCGGGGCGCGGAGCGGCTTCGCCGCCGATGTTTCCTCCAGCAGCCGGTATACCTCGGCCGCCGAGGCACGGCGCAGGTCTTCCAGTCCGATGTCCCGTCCCGCGGTCCTGAGGTATTGCCGTACCCCGGCCGCCGTTACCGGCTGCCCGGCGGCCTTGTCATAGCCGTGAACAAAAAGCATCTCATTGACGACCATGTCGGTGGACAGGTTCCAGAGTTCGCGGTCCTTGCCCGACACCTGCCACGGGTGCCCGAAGGCCAGGTGCAGCGCCTCGTGCAGCAGAATAAAGGTCTTCGCCTCAACCCCGTCCAGGCCGGACCAGAAAAAGGGATTGACAATGACCTCGCCTGAAGACGTGGCGCCTACCGTCTCAATCCGGTCGTGGACCAAAAGGCGCATCTTCCGCAGGAGCAGGCCCAGGAAGGGGGCGCGCAGGAAAAGCAGGGCCTTGATATCCTCAAGGTCCTGCCGCATACTCTTGGCCAGCGTAAGCAAGCTTTTCCCCTCCCCGCTACTTCAGCAGGTCGCCGACCGCCGCGTACGCATCCCGGACCTTGTGGGACTGGGCGCACATCTCGAGGTAGACGGCGGCGTGCCAGGGCGCCGTAAGACGGTTGGCCAGGGTGAACCACAGCAGGGTTAAATACTCCCGGCTCTGAG carries:
- a CDS encoding ACT domain-containing protein, encoding MSGSNRIIVTVLGQDRVGIIASVAGVLAENSINILDISQTILQGLFVMIIIADMAESRIELGPLKERLAAKGEELGVRIDAQHEDAFRYMHRI
- the secF gene encoding protein translocase subunit SecF; translation: MFDFIGRRKIWYILSLLVIIPGIISLFTQGLNLGIDFTGGNLMEFRFQEDVTVDEIRNVLRDFGLERSPIQTSGERGAIIRTRVLTEEENGKVIAALQDNLGVEEVLRNEKVGPVIGKELTRNALLALAIASVLMLIYISIRFEFKQGVAAVIALLHDVLITLGVFSLFRLEVDSAFVAAILTILGYSINDTIIIFDRIRENVRGPHKGEPLLDVINASLMQTLARSINTVLAVLFILLALYFFGGATIKTLTLALLVGITSGAYSSIFVASPLWYEMKRFEDGGDSRPEGRLARARA
- the secD gene encoding protein translocase subunit SecD, with amino-acid sequence MRGRNIAKIVALVAMVAFVGLLAVQQLFPSVPWLPWTKAIKLGLDLRGGVHVVLEAKEAPGVKITDKAVKDTIAILEERVNQFGVTEPVIQQQGSRRIIVEVAGVKDPDAVVNTLIKAAFLEFKTEDGKTVLTGKHLKDAQDALNPQSGKAEVNLTFDKEGARIFADVTAANVGRPIGIFLDEQLIQNPVVKTPIPDGKAQITGYASLDEAHRVAVLLRSGALPVKLEVMEKRTVGPTLGADSLDRSITAGLVGFGAILLFMIAYYRLPGLVANFALVAYALIVLLIYVAFKVTMTLPGIAGFLLSLGMAIDANIIIFERLKEELRAKRTLRSAIDIGFKRAFVAIFDANVTTVIAAIVLYYFGTGPIKGFAVTLTIGILVSMFTAITFTRFLLHAVAAAGAKNPKLYRM
- a CDS encoding HD domain-containing protein, with protein sequence MITLQDVKANPILDSFIRKGNQYLGAMGFTEHSYRHVNLVSSIARNILERLGYPERDAELAAIAGYLHDVGNVVSRNDHGISGALICFQVLTGMGMPPDEVATVISAIANHEEQYGQPVNDVAAALILADKSDVHRSRVRNPDFATFDIHDRVNYAVEHSFVWVNEERRTITLELSIDIEICPVMEYFEIFLTRMALCRRAANFLKSNFELVINGAKLL
- the yajC gene encoding preprotein translocase subunit YajC codes for the protein MAKLSPDVISIIYIIGLFALLYFLLIRPQQVRQKKHAEMIKNLQVNDEVITAGGILGTVVKVKDNTVILRVADNVRIELLKGSVAQVTRTGGGEQG
- a CDS encoding CBS domain-containing protein, with product MAEKNLLARDIMTRDVITVCPEDDVEKAARLLLEHHVSGLPVVDDAGKLVGIVSEADLVLQEKGVRGPLYTVFMGGVLYLENPRRFDEEFRRAIARKIGDLMSKKVHTVAPDDPMTKVAAIMADKGVNRVPVVDREQRLVGIVSRQDIIRASYGN
- the tgt gene encoding tRNA guanosine(34) transglycosylase Tgt; the protein is MSFGFQILKEDRHTGARLGLLTTAHGTVETPVFMPVGTQATVKTMTPEEVWNLGGRIILGNTYHLYLRPGAELVREAGGLHRFMGWDGPILTDSGGFQVFSLAPLRKITDDGVVFRSHIDGSEHYFTPEKVAAIQDALGSDIAMVLDECAPYPCTYEEAEAALRRTTAWAARARAAHRRADQALFGIVQGSVYRELRVQSACELAALDFPGFGIGGLSVGEPKPLMYEVLEWTIPHLPAEKPRYLMGVGSPDCLLEGVARGVDMFDCVLPTRMARHGALLTRTGRLNIRNAAHARDFGPVDPSCGCHACRRFSRAYLHHLFRAGEILGLRLATIHNLFFVLDLMRAVREAIREDRLRELKERFLRDYAPGDGPSPAET
- the queA gene encoding tRNA preQ1(34) S-adenosylmethionine ribosyltransferase-isomerase QueA; translation: MHLSDFDYELPPELIAQEPPADRTASRLMVVHRATGCIEHHVFRNIGDYLQSGDLLVLNETKVLPVRLYGRKAGSGGRVELLLLRPGGEGENTWECLARPGRRLPPGTVAEFAAGLRGEVVARTAAGGRLVRFSLPAGKTFEAVLEEAGEVPLPPYIKKPLADPGRYQTVYAREPGSAAAPTAGMHFTPELLRSLRAAGVRTATLVLHIGLDTFRPVQTEDITAHRMHREHYGIPEGTSQAVNAAKREGRRVIAVGTTSTRCLETAALPDGTVPPGAGWSELFIYPGFRFKVIDALLTNFHLPRSTLLMLVSAFAGRELILAAYREAVERRYRFFSFGDAMLIL
- a CDS encoding VWA-like domain-containing protein, giving the protein MLTLAKSMRQDLEDIKALLFLRAPFLGLLLRKMRLLVHDRIETVGATSSGEVIVNPFFWSGLDGVEAKTFILLHEALHLAFGHPWQVSGKDRELWNLSTDMVVNEMLFVHGYDKAAGQPVTAAGVRQYLRTAGRDIGLEDLRRASAAEVYRLLEETSAAKPLRAPEGMPRDLLDRGPEPGGQVVQDGGLNEGDDPETHWLTAVAEALVTARQAGLMPGDLARAVKTALRPQIDWRRQLRGSLQEGVGRTVVTTWQRPSRRYESFPGVKRLGLRTIWTLVDCSGSIDDHSLGRFLTEVWSLSRVQNCTLRVIPWDAQAYPVVTVNTATQVRRRLAPEMRGGGGTVLAPALAQLARHMAPQDMVVILSDGHIADLGDAATLRLYRRLAARAARMVFVTTDRDPALPRTRLILMK